TCCGGAGGGGAAAACGGTTGATCATTCGTTTACGATAAAAAACACCGGGAAATCCGATCTTTATATACGTAAAGTTTCAGCAAGCTGCGGATGCACTGCGGTTCAGCCTGCAAAAACCAAAATAGGCCCTGGCGATTCCACACTTATTAAAGCGGTATTCAACACACGGGCTACAAACGGAGCACAAAAGAAGGCAATCACTGTTATTACAAACGATCCGAAACAATCAAGGGCTATATTATGGATTAATGCCTTTGTTGAAACACAAGCCGGTAATAAAAACAGTGAACAGCACGAATGAAAGGAACCACCTATAAAAGTGCACTGATTGTGAATGATGGCGTTTCGCAGCCTCCCGACATCAATGAAGAGTCGATCAGGCGGCATAAGCAGAAGCGCCGCAAACTCCCGGGCGTTCAGGAGTTCATTGACGGTATACGTTCGGGTAACCGGATCATGCTTAGCCAGGCCATCACCTTAACAGAGAGTTCTCTTCCGTCACACAGCGAACTGGCCCAACAGATCATCGAAAAATGCCTGCCCATGTCGGGACATTCAATACGTGTAGGTATTACCGGGGTTCCCGGAGTAGGCAAAAGTACGTTCATTGAATCGCTTGGGATGAAACTTATCAGTGAGAACCGCCGGCTGGCCGTTCTGGCGATTGACCCGAGCAGTGAGCGTTCAAAAGGCAGTATAATGGGTGATAAAACAAGGATGGAACAGCTTTCAGCCGAACCTCATGCATTTATCAGGCCATCGCCTTCCGCCGGATCCCTTGGAGGAGTTGCCCGTAAAACCCGTGAAACCATCATTCTTTGCGAAGCAGCAGGATTTGATACGATATTTATTGAAACGGTGGGTGTAGGTCAGAGTGAGACTGCCGTACATTCAATGGTTGATTTTTTTCTTTTGCTTATGCTGGCCGGTGCCGGCGATGAACTGCAGGGAATAAAAAGAGGAATCATGGAAATGGCCGATGCGATAGCCATTACGAAATCCGACGGTGAGAATATGGAAAAAGCTGACAGGGCGCGGTCTGAATACGCCAATGCACTTCACTTATTTCCTCCTTCACCTTCAGGGTGGATACCAAAAGTTATGACCTGTTCTTCCAGGACCGGTAAAGGAATTCCCGAGGTCTGGGATACGGTTCTTGAATATATGGCAACCGTAAAACACAATGGCTATTTTGAAAGAAAACGCCTTGAACAGTCGCGTTACTGGATGTATGAAACCATAAACCAGAATCTGAAAGATTCTTTTTATTTCGATGCCCGGATTCAGAAAATGCTTCTCAGGTATGAACAGAAAGTGCTGGCGGGACAGACAACTCCTTTTACACCGGCCCGTGATCTGCTTGAGAAGTATTTCAGAAGAAAATGGATCAAAATGAACAAAGGAAGGTTGTAGAACAAAATGCAGATTTCTTTGCTATTATATAAAATTAGAATAACTCAACCCTTAAATTTTTTCAATAATGAATTATGACCTCGTAGTAATTGGCAGCGGGCCTGGTGGATACGTGGCCGCCATACGTGCATCACAGCTTGGAATGAAAACAGCAGTAGTGGAAAAAGCAGAAATAGGCGGAATATGCCTGAACTGGGGTTGCATCCCTACAAAAGCCCTGTTAAAAAGCGCCCAGGTTTTCAATTACATGAAGCATTCATCCGATTACGGAGTTCTGATGGAATCTGAAGCGAAAGCCGACCTTGCCAAAATGGTTGAACGCAGCCGCGGAGTGGCCGACGGTATGAGCAAGGGTGTTCAGTTCCTTTTCAGAAAGAATAAGATTGACCATATTGCAGGACACGGAAGGCTTGAGGATAACCAGACAGTAGCCGTAACAGACAAGGATGGAAAAGTTACCAAAATTAATGCGAAAAACATCATACTTGCAACAGGAGCCCGTTCACGAGAACTTCCCAATCTCATACAGGACGGGGTAAAGATAATTGGTTACAGGGAAGCGCTTGTTTT
This region of Bacteroidales bacterium genomic DNA includes:
- the meaB gene encoding methylmalonyl Co-A mutase-associated GTPase MeaB, whose translation is MKGTTYKSALIVNDGVSQPPDINEESIRRHKQKRRKLPGVQEFIDGIRSGNRIMLSQAITLTESSLPSHSELAQQIIEKCLPMSGHSIRVGITGVPGVGKSTFIESLGMKLISENRRLAVLAIDPSSERSKGSIMGDKTRMEQLSAEPHAFIRPSPSAGSLGGVARKTRETIILCEAAGFDTIFIETVGVGQSETAVHSMVDFFLLLMLAGAGDELQGIKRGIMEMADAIAITKSDGENMEKADRARSEYANALHLFPPSPSGWIPKVMTCSSRTGKGIPEVWDTVLEYMATVKHNGYFERKRLEQSRYWMYETINQNLKDSFYFDARIQKMLLRYEQKVLAGQTTPFTPARDLLEKYFRRKWIKMNKGRL